The sequence below is a genomic window from Microbacterium abyssi.
CCGAGCGCGAGGACACCGGTGAACACGGCCGGCAACTCGATGTTGAACGGCGGCAGCGGCAGCACGAAGAAGAAGAAGAACAGCTGCACGAGCAGCGACGTGCCGCGGAAGAACTCGATCACCACGCGAGCGAAGCCGCGGATCAGGATGTTGTCGAACCGGGCGAGGAGCCCGAGTGCGATGGCGATGATGAACGCCAGCAGGGCGCCGCCCACAGTGAGCTCGAGGGTGATGAGAAGCCCGTCGAGGATCTGGGGCAGCGCCCGCTGGAGCGCTTCGAGGTTGTCAGCCACTGAGAGAGATGGACTCAGCCGAGCTCACCGGCGCAGAGCTGTTCGGTGGTGAGGTCCGCCGGGGGCAGGTTCTCCGCGGTGAAGCCGAACGGCTCGACCAGGTCGAGATAGGTCTGCTCGTCGCCCGTGATCTTCGCGAGCTCCTCGTTGTACGCCTCGAGCAGTTCGGTGTCGTCCTGGCGGAACACCGTCGCACCGGCGCCGATCTGCTCGACACCGTCGATCGTCTGCACGAAGGCCTCGGTGGTCTCGAGGTCGTCCATGTCCTCGGTCATCCAGTTAAGCGAGACCGCAGTCAGAGCGAACGCATCCGCGAGGCCGGCCTGCACTGCCTCGAGGCCCGCGCTTGCGGAGTCGACCTCGACGGTGTTGGTGATTCCGAGATCCTTGGCGTAGCCGTCCTCGATCGCGCCGGACTGCACGGCGAGCTTGACGTCGCCTGCTTCAGCGACGGAGTCGAGGTCGGTGAGGTTCTTCGGGTTGCCCGCCGGGACCGCGAGGGTCGTGGTGTACATGATCTCGGGGTCGCTGAACGCGGCCTCGGCGCAGCGATCGGGAAGGATCGACATGCCGGCGCTCACGACGTCCCACCGGCCGGCGTTGAGGCCGGGGATGAGGTTGTCCCACGCGACTTCTTCGATCTCGATCTCGTCGATGCCGAGGCTGCTGAAGATCTCCTCGTGCATGGCGATCGTAGCTCCCGTGGGCTCGCCGTCCTCCACCCAGGAGTAGGGCTGCTCCGAGGCGATCGCGAGAGTGATCTTGCCCTCTTCCTGCGCCTTCTCGAGCGTGTTCATGCCTTCGGTGTCCTCGCCGCCGCCCGATGCGCATCCGGCCAGAAGGCCCAGGGTCAGGGTGCCGATCGCCGCAGTGGCGATGCCGATTCGTGTCGTTCTCCTGGTCATGATGTCCTCGCGTTCCGTATCGGGTTACGTTCTCGGGCGCGCCGTAGGGCGGCCTTCGACCGTGCCCCAGACTAAGGGAACCTGTCGGCCGATGTACAGTCAGACGCGCAGATTGTCGACACGTATACAAAAATGTGATCTTGAGGCAGACTGAATTGCCGGGTCGACTTCGCCATCCGGACGCGGAGGATCGACAATGAGATGTTCGCTGTTTCGCGCACGACAGGACGGCGACGGGCTGAAGGGATGCACATGGCCTCACACACTCCGCGCTCGGTGACCCCGATCTCGATGGTTCGCGTGGCGCGCCCGTCGACCGTCGACCTGATCACCGCAGAGCTGCGCAACGCCATCTTCACGGGCGCCCTTCCGGTGGGCAGCCCCATCGGCGAGGTCGAGATGTCGTCACAGCTCGGCGTCAGTCGCAGCCCGCTGCGGGAGTCCACGCAGCGCCTCGTGCAGGAGGGGCTGCTCACGGCATCCCCCGGCCGTGGCATGCGCGTCAGCGTCATCGGACCGGAGCACGTGGCCGATGTCTACGACGCCCGACTCGCGATCGAGGCGCAGGCGGCGCGCCTGATCATCAATGCCGGCGCTTCGGCGGTCATCGGCCCGCTCGAGCGCGCCTACGCGACGCTCGTCGAGGTCAGCAAGGGCGAGGATGCCGTCGCCATCGGCGATGCGGACATCGAGTTCCACCGGCTGCTCGTCGACTCGGCCGGCAGCAGGCGACTGAGTCACTACATGTCGACTCTGGTCATCGAGACGCGCATCGCCAGCTTCAGCGACCCGAACGGCTACACGGTGCGCCGTTCGATCTCGGAGACGTACCGACAGCTGCTCGACGCGCTCGCCGCGGGCGACACGTCGGCGGCGTTCTCCGCTCTCGAGCGGCAGTTCGCCGAGGCCGTCGCACGACTGACCGGCGTGGCTGAGAACATCGACACGGTCGAGCGCCCCGTCACCGAGGCGATCCCGACCATGACGCCGATCGAGTTCACCGAGGAGAGCTGACCCTTACTTCCTCGGCGACAGCACCAGCGTCTCGACAGTCGCCTCGTCGACGGCATCCGGCGTGTATGCCCAGACGGTCTGGATGCCGGCGGCCCAGTTGTCGGTCTGATCGACGTAGTGCGGGTGGAAGGCGTGGCCGGACGCACCGGTGAGGTGGTTCCACGATGAGGCATCGAAGTCCGCCAGGTCGATGACCATGCGCATCGAGGGCACAGTCGTGGTCGCGTAGGACTCGCCGATCATCCAGCCGGTGGCGTTGACGACGGATGCTCCGCCGCCGACCGGGTACGGACCACGGTTGAACAGAGCCTCGATCGGGGCGATGCCGGACGAGCCGAAAGTCTCGTTCGTCAGCGTGATGGCGTGCAGGCTGCCCCAGTTCCAGCGCGAGGAGACGTTTCCCTGCAGGGAGACGAGCTCGTCGTAGGCCTGCTCGGCAGAGAGGGCGAGCATCTCCTCCATGCCGGAGACATCGATCTGCTCGTTGGTCCACAGCGGGTCGGCAGGGTCGTCGAGCAGCGCGTCGACCACGGTGAACAGGCGCCCCTGGCTGTCGTACGGCAGCGGCTCCTCGCGGTTCGCGAACAGATTCAGTACCAGATTCGACCAGAGCACGTTGGCGTATGCCGCGGCGGGGGAGTCGGCGTTGTTCTGCGCGTCCCAGGTGCGCAGCAGCGCGACCGCCTCCTGCGGGCCCTTGCCTTCCACGTCGACGTCGCCCATGACGGTGGCGAGCTTCTTGCCGATCCACATCTCGTTGTCGTTCTGGATGTCGCGCAGGTCGGCGGCCGTGAGAGGGGCCGCGGCCGCCTTGCGCTCGATCAGGTGCGCGATGCGGGCGGCGCGGTAGCCGTAATCCCAGTCGCGCGAGAGGAAGTGGTCGTAGTCGTCCGTGACGATCGCGTTGTTCGCCGTGACGATGTAGCCGGAGCTCGGGTTGTACGCCACCGGCAGCTCTTCGAAGGGGATGTAGTCGGTCCAGTCGTACGCGCTGTCCCAGCCCGGCTGCGGCAGCCAGCCGTCGCCCGCGCCGCGGATCGGCAGTCGGCCCGGCGCCTGATACCCGATGTTGCCGTCGACGTCGGCATAGATGAGATTCTGCGCGGGGACGTCGAAGAGGGATGCCGCTTTGCGGAAGCCGTCGAAGTCCTGCGCGACGTTCATCGCGAAGAGGGCCTGCGCGGTGGTGCCGGGATCGAGAGCCGTCCAGCGCAGGCTCACGGCGTAGTCGCCCGACATGCCGGCCGCGGCATCCGTCTCGCCCTGGCGGATGTCGGTGTCGTCCGCCCAGACCTCACCCTCGGCGATCGCGGTGAAGTCGTCGGTGAGTCCGGAGATGATCGGGCCGTGCACGGTGGATCGGATCGTGAGGTCGATGTCGTCGCCGCCCGCCACCTCGATCGTCTCCTCGCGGATCTCGAGCGGCTCGAGAGCGCCGTCACGCCAGTACTGGTCGCCGTCGACCCTCTCGACGTACAGATCCGCCACGTCGGTGGTGAGGTTCGTGAAGCCCCATGCGATCCGGTCGTTGTGGCCGATCACGACGCCCGGCATGCCGGAGAACGAGAAGCCGCTGACATCGAAAGGGCACTCTTCGCTGACCGTCGAGCAGCGCAGCTGCACCTGGTACCAGACGCTCGGCAGGGCTGCCCCGAGGTGCGGATCGTTGGCGAGCAGCGGCATCCCGCTCTCGGTGAGCTCGCCGGAGACGACCCACGAGTTCGATCCGATGCCCTCGCCTGCGTCGCCGAGGAGCATGCCGGCGGCCTCGATGACGGTGTCGGCCTCGGCCCACTCGACCGTCGTGACGGCGTTCTGGATTCCGTCGCCGTCGCCGGGGTCGGTGAGGGATGCCGTGGCGGCATCCGTTCCCGCATCGACGGCGGGGACCGTGGAGATCTTCGGGACGATGACGGGGTTCTCGTCGAACGGGTAGGCGGGGTAGAGCTGTTCCAGGAGGTCGAGGCTGTCGTCGGGCGCTGTGGCGTCCCCGGTCTCCGCGACGAGGATCGCCCGCTCGATCTCGTCCTCGATGTTGGTGCGGAGATCCCAGGCCATGGCCTTGAGCCAGGCGACGGAATCCGCCGGCTCCCACGGCTCGATCTCGTAGTCGGGGTTCTGCATGCCGAGAACGGCATATTCGAGAGAGGCCGCGGCGCCGTCGTGCTCGGTGAGGTAGGCGTTCACGCCGTCGGCGTAGGACTGGTAGTACGCCAGACTCGTGTCGTCGAGCGCCTCGACCTCCTGCTCGGCGATGTCGCGCCACCCGAGCGTGCGCAGGAACATGTCGGTCGCCGCCTGGGACTCGCCGAACATCTCCGAAACGCGGCCGCTGGTGACGTGCCGGCGGAAGTCCATCTCGAAGAAGCGGTCCTGCGCGTGCACGTAACCCTGGGCATAGAACAGGTCGGCGGAGGAGTCGGCGGTGATGGTCGGCACCCCCAGCGCGTCGCGCTGCACGGTTACCTGCGACTGCAGACCGTCGACCTGGAGCTCGCCCGACGTCTGCGGGAAGGAGCGCTGGATCGTCCAGACGACGAAGAACGCGGCCGCGACCGCGATGACTGTGAGTCCGGCGACGACGAGGAAGGCGATCCGCCCGATTCTGGCACCCAGGCGCGGGCGGGCAGGGTCAACGGGTTCGGTCGTCATGACACAGCTTTCAGGGTCGGCAGTGGGATTCGGTCTCACCGCATCCCGGAGCGCGTTTCGGGTCCGCGCCCTGGAAGCCTAACCGATCAGGGGATTCCCGGCCCGGAGACATGTGGATGACCGCGTGAGCCGGACGATCCCCAAAGTGTCAGGGACGCCGGAGCAGGGGGCGGCCTCAGTCGGTGCCGGAGTCGAACGCGGCACCTTCGGACGCCGTGTCGACGGCATGGGTGAGCTTCTCGTCCGTGTCGGAGACCGAGCCCTCGACGCGATCCGTGATCTCGGATGCCTCGCCGGCCGTGACGCGTCCGACGAGCTCGCCGGTGGCGCCGCCGACGAGGCCCAGGCCGGCGTACTGCTCGAGGCGCGAGCGCGAGTCGGCGATGTCGAGGTTGCGCATGGTGAGCTGTCCGATGCGGTCGACCGGGCCGAACGCGGCGTCGCCGACGCGCTCC
It includes:
- a CDS encoding transporter substrate-binding domain-containing protein → MTRRTTRIGIATAAIGTLTLGLLAGCASGGGEDTEGMNTLEKAQEEGKITLAIASEQPYSWVEDGEPTGATIAMHEEIFSSLGIDEIEIEEVAWDNLIPGLNAGRWDVVSAGMSILPDRCAEAAFSDPEIMYTTTLAVPAGNPKNLTDLDSVAEAGDVKLAVQSGAIEDGYAKDLGITNTVEVDSASAGLEAVQAGLADAFALTAVSLNWMTEDMDDLETTEAFVQTIDGVEQIGAGATVFRQDDTELLEAYNEELAKITGDEQTYLDLVEPFGFTAENLPPADLTTEQLCAGELG
- a CDS encoding GntR family transcriptional regulator produces the protein MASHTPRSVTPISMVRVARPSTVDLITAELRNAIFTGALPVGSPIGEVEMSSQLGVSRSPLRESTQRLVQEGLLTASPGRGMRVSVIGPEHVADVYDARLAIEAQAARLIINAGASAVIGPLERAYATLVEVSKGEDAVAIGDADIEFHRLLVDSAGSRRLSHYMSTLVIETRIASFSDPNGYTVRRSISETYRQLLDALAAGDTSAAFSALERQFAEAVARLTGVAENIDTVERPVTEAIPTMTPIEFTEES
- a CDS encoding penicillin acylase family protein, coding for MTTEPVDPARPRLGARIGRIAFLVVAGLTVIAVAAAFFVVWTIQRSFPQTSGELQVDGLQSQVTVQRDALGVPTITADSSADLFYAQGYVHAQDRFFEMDFRRHVTSGRVSEMFGESQAATDMFLRTLGWRDIAEQEVEALDDTSLAYYQSYADGVNAYLTEHDGAAASLEYAVLGMQNPDYEIEPWEPADSVAWLKAMAWDLRTNIEDEIERAILVAETGDATAPDDSLDLLEQLYPAYPFDENPVIVPKISTVPAVDAGTDAATASLTDPGDGDGIQNAVTTVEWAEADTVIEAAGMLLGDAGEGIGSNSWVVSGELTESGMPLLANDPHLGAALPSVWYQVQLRCSTVSEECPFDVSGFSFSGMPGVVIGHNDRIAWGFTNLTTDVADLYVERVDGDQYWRDGALEPLEIREETIEVAGGDDIDLTIRSTVHGPIISGLTDDFTAIAEGEVWADDTDIRQGETDAAAGMSGDYAVSLRWTALDPGTTAQALFAMNVAQDFDGFRKAASLFDVPAQNLIYADVDGNIGYQAPGRLPIRGAGDGWLPQPGWDSAYDWTDYIPFEELPVAYNPSSGYIVTANNAIVTDDYDHFLSRDWDYGYRAARIAHLIERKAAAAPLTAADLRDIQNDNEMWIGKKLATVMGDVDVEGKGPQEAVALLRTWDAQNNADSPAAAYANVLWSNLVLNLFANREEPLPYDSQGRLFTVVDALLDDPADPLWTNEQIDVSGMEEMLALSAEQAYDELVSLQGNVSSRWNWGSLHAITLTNETFGSSGIAPIEALFNRGPYPVGGGASVVNATGWMIGESYATTTVPSMRMVIDLADFDASSWNHLTGASGHAFHPHYVDQTDNWAAGIQTVWAYTPDAVDEATVETLVLSPRK